A part of Streptomyces sp. NBC_01451 genomic DNA contains:
- a CDS encoding trypco2 family protein gives MLIVFWGASSARYMGVAVEAKVTLAEALMELRRELYAAQDDGAGQQLRFEVEQAQLTLDVEFRRGSDGKVKVEVGFPGVKAGAEASGRLEATHRQTLTLSLQVHDEALGGSRAKIRRPSAEDNAGATVAKSTGAEASEQSTGAEVLDGASGSGVGAKRPWER, from the coding sequence ATGCTGATTGTTTTCTGGGGCGCCAGTTCGGCGCGGTACATGGGGGTTGCCGTGGAAGCGAAGGTCACGTTGGCGGAAGCGTTGATGGAGTTGCGGCGTGAGTTGTATGCCGCGCAGGACGACGGGGCCGGCCAGCAGCTGCGGTTCGAGGTGGAGCAGGCACAGCTGACGTTGGATGTGGAGTTCCGCCGCGGTAGTGACGGCAAGGTGAAGGTCGAGGTTGGCTTTCCTGGGGTCAAGGCTGGTGCGGAGGCGAGTGGCAGGTTGGAGGCCACTCATCGTCAGACACTGACGCTGAGCCTGCAGGTTCATGACGAGGCCCTGGGCGGCAGCCGTGCCAAGATCCGCCGCCCGTCTGCGGAGGACAATGCCGGCGCCACCGTCGCAAAGTCCACTGGTGCTGAAGCGTCCGAGCAGTCCACGGGTGCTGAAGTGCTGGATGGGGCGTCAGGTTCTGGAGTTGGGGCGAAGCGGCCGTGGGAGCGGTGA
- a CDS encoding ATP-binding protein: MHEYTSTARVWGLTCPGFPEEISRARRWTRDILRGSPMADDAELIVSELSTNAVLHTASGLEAGSFHLALAVSAQVIALSVTDDGGTGTSPKVEHRDQEAEHGRGLGMVSALAHRVVVHGSQGGYTVTAELFTDTRPGGHPC; the protein is encoded by the coding sequence ATGCACGAGTATACGAGCACAGCGCGGGTCTGGGGACTCACTTGCCCAGGTTTCCCAGAAGAGATCAGCCGGGCCCGCCGCTGGACGCGTGACATCCTGCGCGGTTCGCCCATGGCCGACGACGCCGAACTGATCGTGAGCGAGCTGAGCACGAACGCGGTCCTCCATACGGCCAGCGGCTTGGAGGCGGGCAGTTTCCACTTGGCGCTCGCGGTCTCGGCGCAGGTAATCGCCCTGTCGGTCACCGACGACGGAGGCACGGGCACGTCCCCGAAGGTCGAGCACCGGGACCAGGAGGCGGAGCACGGCCGGGGCCTGGGCATGGTCAGCGCACTCGCCCACCGGGTCGTGGTCCACGGCAGTCAGGGCGGCTACACGGTGACCGCAGAACTCTTCACCGACACCCGCCCGGGAGGCCACCCGTGCTGA